The Halorussus salinus genome contains a region encoding:
- a CDS encoding VirB4 family type IV secretion system protein, with protein MSTKTDDYEYSARRIHQSLGGTTAFFRGYTIGELMLFIGVAFVTLIGAALVPATLTIPILGLGTTLSLLLGLLHKVKPSHLWLTEWLAARLGWAVKNKEYTHGEDNSEVRYLTRVGQVFPHAIERSDGALVGAMKVEPANMALEDDEAWAKAVESLSEFVNATLDFPVKFYITSREVDQDDTVREHQQRLGDADVRSRPVLKRLLEEYITTNTNQNGDIDSESTTIREYYIITAVRDADVEQLDETGDSVLAYLADVPVLGRAFGGFQSDGLSEAERDHLKEDQLESRLGQIRRGGSSLYRCSVSPVDAYDLARVTNEYWTGHTEEYDDIANAIGTFPVVAHGLSDDVPSNPSPDSIIDAMDDSEATETNVASEDRLDDASTMHQSVIAPSAVDWETTYAVLNDETYVRTFWIEQFPEKPANGMFERLLLETDLQTDVSIHLDPFDTQSAEDMMADWISDLKVNQYDANSLKAEDLQEDIDRGKFMRSLVRANKASFYRGGVFIRLSAESKQELDNQTKRLRSIVKDAPANCTLKVANRWQEKGLATVSPLGANELGRDRMSTMTNQAIGAMFPFSSNYLMMEEGVEYGYHGHNGSPVQINPWDLETGHSELVVGMPGAGKTFGDIMRHLRLMKRQQETMLVMIDPVGGFKGLADALDAKTITVGGDTRLNPLEIRETPQEVLESADGISPLSAKKDEVYAVLENFLTARDIDLGTETGALSYVIDEAYRQAGVVEGDVSTHTPENSPTMTDVHRILADIAKNPDEHNIATSESARERAAQYADELAIALQPFQEGGAYENLSQRSEVDVLEGDNKVVYIDLGQIEGTASGINRQTFLMQLLLTTVYQQAKKTDRNVELAIDEAHYLFEDQANLDFLETAFRHQRHAGLRMVLLSQTIQEFYEAEQAEKILGMCPIKVFHKLPELDDEIAEKIGLTREQRKYVRHADAGKDDLGYSQALVHVEEHGTYPLHIVADEFERRVIDYEPDDREFIQQAISADPEEFVAFEELVEDEARRNALTNRFGVREQDAMRILEDGFSRQEVIDAVLTASLSNGVADSTARADGSGVPTEHDSAETSTENTNNV; from the coding sequence ATGAGTACCAAAACTGACGACTACGAGTATAGTGCACGACGAATCCATCAGTCGCTCGGCGGGACGACCGCGTTCTTCCGCGGCTACACCATCGGCGAACTCATGCTGTTCATCGGCGTCGCGTTCGTCACGCTCATCGGCGCAGCACTCGTCCCAGCCACCCTCACGATACCCATCCTCGGACTTGGTACCACGCTCAGTCTTCTCCTCGGGCTACTCCACAAGGTGAAGCCTTCCCACCTCTGGCTGACCGAATGGCTGGCCGCACGCCTTGGCTGGGCGGTCAAGAACAAAGAGTACACCCACGGCGAGGACAACAGCGAGGTCCGCTACTTGACCCGCGTCGGGCAAGTCTTCCCGCACGCTATCGAGCGGTCGGACGGCGCGCTCGTCGGTGCGATGAAAGTCGAACCAGCGAACATGGCGCTCGAAGACGACGAAGCGTGGGCGAAGGCCGTCGAGTCCCTCTCTGAGTTCGTCAATGCAACCCTCGACTTCCCCGTGAAGTTCTACATTACGAGTCGGGAGGTTGACCAAGACGATACCGTCCGCGAACACCAGCAACGCCTTGGTGACGCCGACGTTCGTTCTCGGCCGGTCCTCAAACGACTACTCGAAGAGTACATCACCACCAACACCAACCAGAACGGCGATATCGACTCCGAAAGCACGACCATCCGAGAATACTACATCATTACGGCCGTCCGTGACGCCGACGTCGAACAACTTGACGAGACCGGCGATAGTGTCCTTGCCTACCTCGCGGACGTTCCCGTTCTGGGACGTGCGTTTGGCGGGTTCCAGTCTGACGGTCTCTCCGAGGCCGAACGCGACCACCTGAAGGAAGACCAGTTGGAATCGCGTCTCGGCCAGATTCGTCGTGGTGGGTCGTCACTCTACCGCTGTTCAGTGAGTCCCGTTGATGCTTACGATCTTGCTCGCGTGACGAACGAATACTGGACAGGCCACACCGAGGAGTACGACGATATCGCGAACGCCATCGGGACGTTCCCGGTTGTCGCACACGGTCTCAGCGACGACGTCCCGTCGAATCCCTCCCCGGATAGCATTATTGATGCAATGGACGACAGCGAGGCCACCGAGACGAATGTCGCCTCTGAGGACCGTCTCGATGACGCCTCAACGATGCACCAGTCGGTCATCGCGCCATCTGCTGTTGACTGGGAGACAACCTATGCGGTTCTCAACGACGAGACGTACGTCCGAACGTTCTGGATTGAGCAGTTCCCCGAGAAACCTGCCAATGGGATGTTCGAGCGACTCCTGTTGGAGACTGATCTCCAGACGGACGTCAGTATTCACCTCGACCCGTTCGACACACAATCGGCCGAGGACATGATGGCCGACTGGATTTCGGACTTGAAAGTCAACCAGTACGACGCGAACAGCCTCAAAGCCGAGGACCTACAGGAGGATATCGACCGCGGGAAGTTCATGCGCTCGCTCGTCCGCGCGAACAAGGCGTCGTTCTACCGGGGTGGCGTCTTCATCCGTCTCTCTGCTGAGAGCAAGCAGGAACTCGACAATCAGACGAAGCGCCTCCGATCGATTGTCAAGGATGCGCCCGCGAATTGCACGCTCAAGGTGGCGAACCGTTGGCAAGAGAAGGGGCTTGCGACGGTGTCACCACTCGGCGCGAACGAACTCGGGCGCGACCGGATGTCCACAATGACCAATCAGGCCATCGGCGCGATGTTCCCGTTCTCCTCGAACTACTTGATGATGGAGGAGGGCGTCGAGTATGGGTACCACGGTCACAACGGTTCTCCCGTCCAAATCAATCCGTGGGACCTCGAAACCGGCCATAGCGAACTTGTCGTCGGCATGCCCGGCGCTGGGAAGACGTTCGGCGACATAATGCGCCACCTCCGGCTGATGAAGCGCCAGCAGGAGACGATGCTTGTGATGATTGACCCCGTTGGTGGGTTCAAGGGACTCGCCGACGCGCTCGATGCGAAGACGATTACGGTGGGTGGCGACACACGACTGAATCCGCTGGAGATTCGAGAGACACCACAGGAGGTCCTCGAATCTGCCGACGGTATCTCGCCATTGTCTGCGAAGAAAGACGAAGTGTACGCGGTGCTTGAGAACTTCCTGACCGCCCGCGATATCGACCTTGGGACCGAAACGGGCGCCCTCTCGTATGTCATTGACGAGGCCTACCGGCAAGCCGGTGTCGTCGAGGGTGACGTTTCGACGCACACGCCCGAGAACTCGCCGACGATGACGGACGTCCATCGAATTCTCGCGGACATCGCGAAGAACCCCGACGAGCATAACATCGCCACGTCGGAGTCTGCCCGCGAGCGCGCCGCCCAGTACGCCGATGAACTTGCGATTGCACTCCAACCGTTCCAAGAGGGCGGTGCATACGAGAATCTCTCACAGCGCTCCGAGGTCGACGTTCTCGAAGGCGACAACAAGGTGGTCTATATCGACCTCGGCCAAATCGAGGGGACGGCGTCAGGTATCAACCGCCAGACGTTCCTGATGCAGTTACTCCTCACGACGGTCTACCAACAGGCGAAAAAGACCGACCGAAACGTCGAACTTGCCATCGACGAGGCGCATTATCTCTTCGAGGATCAAGCGAATCTCGATTTCCTCGAAACAGCGTTCCGCCACCAACGCCACGCTGGCCTTCGGATGGTCTTGCTCTCCCAGACGATTCAAGAGTTCTACGAGGCCGAGCAAGCCGAGAAAATCCTCGGAATGTGCCCAATCAAGGTCTTCCATAAACTGCCGGAATTGGATGACGAAATAGCTGAGAAGATTGGGCTGACTCGTGAGCAACGCAAGTACGTCCGGCATGCCGACGCTGGCAAGGACGACCTCGGGTACAGTCAGGCGCTCGTCCACGTCGAAGAACACGGCACATATCCGCTCCACATCGTTGCCGACGAGTTCGAGAGGCGCGTCATTGACTACGAACCCGATGACCGTGAGTTCATCCAGCAGGCGATCTCCGCCGACCCTGAGGAGTTCGTGGCGTTCGAGGAACTCGTTGAGGATGAAGCCCGGCGGAACGCGCTCACCAATCGCTTCGGCGTCCGTGAGCAAGACGCGATGCGGATTCTCGAAGATGGATTTTCACGGCAGGAGGTTATCGACGCCGT
- a CDS encoding RNA-guided endonuclease InsQ/TnpB family protein, which translates to MEYRRTAVIKLDTPDGADDSLRETVEQFKHCANTASEWCWHGDDGYHVTSKAKAERALYDRLRNETDLTANLVQKGIRRAVEAVKSGVERLKRDENTSQPHFSADSAVYDKRSATFHRDHVSLSTVDGRVECDYILPDDSETPPTKYVSDEDFEFRMAHLQYRDGDWYLHASMRNVEADEETSESESKHRTVLGVDLGVNNLAVASTGRFWSADEFNHWRREYEKRRASLQQCGSRHAHENIESVGQKEYGRFEIHLHTAANELIEEAVSNDCSHIVFEELTHIRENIPEATWQHVWAFRRLYQYVDYKAKEHGVEVAQVDPRNTSKRCSTCGFTHDDNRDRESFECQQCGYENHADYNASKNIGLQYLRRRQNADDGGAPVDVRLNRGTLNVSGEYVPPASAEA; encoded by the coding sequence GTGGAATACCGTCGTACCGCCGTCATCAAACTCGACACTCCCGACGGAGCCGACGACTCCCTTCGAGAGACTGTCGAGCAGTTCAAACACTGCGCCAACACCGCGAGCGAATGGTGCTGGCACGGCGACGACGGATACCACGTCACCTCGAAAGCCAAAGCCGAACGCGCCCTCTACGACCGACTCCGCAACGAAACCGACCTTACCGCGAACCTCGTCCAGAAAGGGATTCGCAGAGCGGTCGAAGCCGTCAAAAGCGGAGTTGAACGCCTCAAACGTGACGAGAACACATCGCAACCGCACTTTTCTGCCGATAGCGCGGTGTACGACAAGCGGAGTGCGACGTTCCACCGCGACCACGTTTCCCTTTCCACCGTAGACGGGCGCGTCGAGTGCGATTACATCCTCCCCGACGATTCGGAGACTCCGCCGACCAAATACGTCTCCGACGAGGATTTCGAGTTTCGGATGGCTCACTTGCAGTATCGTGATGGTGACTGGTATCTCCACGCCTCGATGCGGAACGTCGAAGCAGACGAGGAAACGTCCGAATCCGAGTCCAAGCACAGAACAGTCCTTGGTGTGGATTTGGGCGTCAACAACCTCGCGGTCGCTTCGACGGGGCGATTCTGGTCGGCAGACGAGTTCAACCACTGGAGACGAGAGTACGAAAAACGTCGGGCCTCGCTCCAGCAGTGTGGCTCTCGCCACGCCCACGAGAACATCGAATCAGTCGGACAGAAGGAGTACGGGCGGTTCGAGATACACTTGCACACGGCGGCGAACGAACTTATCGAGGAAGCTGTCTCGAACGACTGTTCGCACATCGTGTTCGAGGAGTTGACCCACATTCGGGAGAATATTCCCGAAGCGACGTGGCAACACGTCTGGGCGTTCCGACGCCTCTACCAGTACGTCGATTACAAGGCCAAAGAACACGGCGTCGAAGTCGCCCAAGTAGACCCTCGAAATACGTCCAAGCGTTGTTCGACGTGTGGGTTTACCCACGACGATAACCGTGACAGAGAGTCGTTCGAGTGTCAGCAATGCGGGTATGAGAACCACGCCGATTACAACGCCTCGAAGAACATCGGTTTGCAGTATCTCCGTCGTCGGCAAAACGCAGACGATGGAGGCGCACCCGTAGATGTGCGCTTGAATCGCGGGACGTTGAACGTGAGTGGGGAGTACGTACCCCCTGCCTCGGCTGAGGCATAG